The window CCACCCACAAGACCCAGAACAGAAGAATCCAGATTCTCTGGCGATTCTGATCAGGACAGAGAAAGTACCCCCAAAAGAAAAccttttttgattttctttttgaggaatttaattccttttcctcttcttcaggTCATCATCAGTTTCATCCTCCTCTCTTAGCTAAGATTTCTCAAGACCAGGAGAATGAGAGATACAGaacaagagaaaagaagaaaaactccgaaaacaacccccccccccccccccaaaaaaaaaacgaatggaAATATTTGTGCAAGATGGGATCGACACAGGAAGGCACAAATAGACGACGTCATGCACTGGGATCtgggttttctgttttttttttttggcattggAAACAAAATCATCCTTTGGGTTATTGTTGAGATTTTCCATGgggatttcttctttctttctttcttctttcttcagtGACATAATGTATACGGATTacggaaaaaaaagaaaaaggaagaggatgATAATGATGTTTCAAGCATGAAATGGATGGTTAACACTGTACGTGCAGCGCCTTCGCTTTCACCTTGACTCGCCTTTGCGCCGTAGTTTGCAGAGGTGACCATGTTCGGCTTCACCGGAGCTTACTGCTGTTTCGCCAAGGTTCTTCATCGAATTTGGGAAAAAATGGAGTGAGGAGAGAGACAAGAGCGGGAAAGAGGAacgagtggagagaggagacgTGAGAAAGTTTCTGTTTCATTGGGACCCTGTAaacgtggagagaggagagagatgagagcGGTTTTCAGaaaagagtggagagaggagagagaaacgaGAGCGCTTTTTaaaatccaaccattggatgcttGTTTGACACGTGTCAAACATTCCTACAAAGAACCTCACAAATTGTATGATGTCAGAACTTTAGAGGACAAAAATCCATAACTCGAAGTTTCTTTAACTCAAGATGTGCGCTGCACACCGTACCGCGTTAGAGAAGAGCCCAATCTGTACTTGTATAAGGACATGGTGATCTGGTCTCGGAAAAAGTTTCTccttaaattattattttaatttttttaattatttaaattaatcATATTGACACACACTTTAAGTGATAGTCACGTGTATATTGTTACTTAGAAGTTAAGATCAGTTTTAAATTAAAAGGTAATCATGAAAATATTTGTCATATTTTGACTTACCCTCTATCattaattttataagaaaagGAATTCATGTCCACATCCACGGCCTTCATCAAATGCATTTATCTACTTTTTATCATAGTGGGTGGGCGAGGGtagtttaattattattattattttcttacaTTACTGGATCAGTGTATTTAATGATGGTCGTCAATGTGCACCGTGCATGGCAGTACACGAAAGCGTCATTTCGTGTCAATATCAGGCTTCGCATTATTGCATAATCTCAGTAGAGCTTATCGCCGCTCCCACTTTTTACGGTCTATGTCCCTGCCATGTCTCTGATCTCCAAGGTTTCTGATGCTTCTTATGCTTTGTCGCGATGGTGGTGGTTGTCCGACAGTGAGCTCTATCAATACTGGAAAGACGATTACTTCTTTAACGCAGCATGGGCTACTCGTGTGCTATCGATCTTTCTGGTGTTGGCCACCGCCACAATAGTGGCACGGTGGTGGCGTTGGTCAAGGAGGGAGCGATCGCCACTGCCTCCAGGGCCACGAGGCCTGCCGATAGTGGGCAACCTCCCTTTCATCGGTACCGAGCTCCACCGTAGTTTCGCCAAGTTTGCTGAAACCTATGGTCCCATCATGAAACTCCGACTAGGCAGCAAGCTCTGTATTGTGGTGACGTCACCGTCACTGGCAAAGGAGGTCTTCAAAGATCAAGACACCGTATTTGCCAACCACGATCTGATAGCAGTGGCGGCTACTGCCACTTACGGGGGCGTTGATATGGTATATTCACCATACGGTGACCATTGGCGGATGCTCCGTAAGATCTGTGTCTCGGAGATGCTAAACCACAAGAGGCTCGAGGCTCTGTATGGTCTCCGGCGAAGAGAGGTCCGCCACATGGCGAGCCAAATCTATTCCGAGGTTGGCTCCCCGATCGATGTTGgggagaagatgttcctcaCCACTTTCAATGTCATAACCAGGATGTTATGGGGTGATACACTTGAAGGGGAGGAAGGGCGGCGCACCACTGTCGAGGTTCGGCGAGTAATGGACAGAGTTGTGAAGCTTTTGGGAGAGCCAAATATTTCGGATCTATTTCCGGTGGTGGCGTGGCTTGATATCCAAGGTAATGTGCGGCggatgaagaaggagatttcGTGGTTCGATCGGATGTTGGATTCCGTCATCGAAGAACGATTAAAAAGGgatcgagaaagagaaagaggtaGCGAGCGACGGGAAGGGAATGAAGATGGCAAACAAGCCAAAGATCTCCTGCAGATCTTACTACAGCAGCTAAATCTTGATCTCAAGGACAAGGAAGGATCTCCTGGCCTTACCATCTCCCACATCAAGGCCTTGTTCTTGGTACgttaccttttctttttgggctCAGACTTGTCGAATTGATTAGTATTTAAATAGCCCAGGTTACGGTGGTTTTAAGATAAACTATCAGAAATATTCGAGGTTGTTAGGTGTTGGCACCAATTACTTACTTGTTAATAATCCCTATTCATACCCTGATCGTCTACGGCGCCACGGGCAGAGCGGCCTGAGCGGCGCACAAACAGGGCCCTtgtaatgatcgccttacccctgccctaGCATCTTGcccaagcgggggtaaggctagggatgtaaacggatcggattcggctcggatttACCACTATccgtatccgaatccgtttattAAAATAACTATTCGAATCCGATCCGATATCCGCCGGAAAGTTGATCTTTAATACCGTATCCGAATTCGGATGTTTATCGGATatccgattattatccgatccGATAAAATATCCGTTTAGTAAGATAAATGGtcatttattttatgggaaaatgaaCGTTAACCAGTCATGCTACGGGGCGTGTATCTGCACCGAAACACAACCACGCACGCAATGACCAGTGTGCCCCCTGGATAAGTGAAAAACAAATCAATTTATTTGGGATGCACTTGGATTTTAAACAGTTAAAATTCCCTATTTCatgacataaaaaataaaaacacatgcACGTAAGATATTCATAGTCTTTATACTTGATTCAGATTTGGATCATAATCACAAAGGATCAGGGCTGATCTGCCTCCTGATTATCAAATGGATCTGTCATAAATTGAATGAATCTAACCATATACAGATGTAATAGATGCACTATGAAGTATGAACTACAGTCTACAGGTAATACACCAAAGAATGCACATCACAATTCTGTATTTAGAGTAACTACAGGTAATAAACTAAAGAATGCCATTGCTGTACGTCTGTATATAATTATTTGCTACttaaaaatgaaaggaaaaagagcaaCATTTACATTTAGATCTAAGGTCCTTGCAAAAACAATAAAGtataaaaaaattgaacatatgaaTAACAATAAACCGAATAATTCTAAGGTAAGAAATATAAATTCCCTAAGATGAAAATACATAAGTAAATTAAGGTTGACTAAGTTAACTGCATAATTAAAACTACAGTAATACATTAACCATTGATCCACATTCTTGAGTAAAGTTGTGCTTGTAAGTTTTAAGGCAAAATTAATTCAACAAATTCAACAAACCCAACAATAGCACCCATATCCCattgggaaaattatcacctccagtttgctgaccggcccagttccccagttcctctaatagggggatggtggaccccacccgggcagggtgtttgggcatgggtagagaggtcatttcagcccccctttgttagaggaacttgggaactgggccggtcagcaaactggaggtgataaagatcctatCCCATTGTTTCATGATTCAAAACATTACAAATCACGGTACCATCCATAACCCGTTACAAaaataacttttctttgattttccaaAGGATGATAAGACCACCTCCAAACATTGATCCTacaggcaaaaaaaaaaaaaaaaaaaaaaaaaaatcagaaatctaaGAATTTAACAAAATCTCAAGACAAAGAGATTAAGATCAAAAGTTACCAATAGTAGAAATAACACCAACAACTAACACTTGCTAGTCATGCTCATACATCCACAGTGGAATCTGATCCAttaaacaaaacagaaatacCCAAATTAGTAGGAAAACAATAAATTTATATCATGTACTCATGTGCATTATAAATATCAAAATAGCTAAAATTATAAACTTAGTAAATACTTACCAAACTTAAATGATGGTAACCAGTCTCTCAAACAAAGTAAAGCTTCAACAACGTCCGGAAGTAACAAAGAACGAGATTCAGTAATGTATCTACCTCCAACACTAAAGGCAGATTCGCAAGCAACGTCGTAAGCCGGAACAGCCAAGATATCACGAGCCATTCGGAAAGGATTGGAAATTTGGGGCCATTGACTTTCCACCAATGTAAAATATCAAAGCAAGAATCATCATCGACATCAGGAAATAAACTTTCTTCCAAGTATCGATCCAATTCAGACTTTGAGGGTTGCATTAAAACACTGTACTCCTCAGCTACAAATTTCTTGAAATCatcattgtaattttttttctcttttttaaaacTTCCATCAGAAGACTCATTCCTGTTGGCAATACTATCAGAGAGATCGCCAATAGATTGAGTACAAGAACTACTAAACTTACTTGCATACCTAGCATAGAGGTCAGCCACATCAAATTTGATTTGTGAAACATAATGTTCAGTATCAATATTCCCACAAATCCTACGCATGCAAAACATAATAAGTGTCATCTTGTAGCGAGGATCAAGAATAGCCCCAAGCGCCATAAACAAACTAGCACCCTTCCAATATTTCTCATATTTTAATCTCATGGTGATAGCCATAGAACTAATACAATCATCTTTGCTTTGTTCCCATCCACGTATCTTCGAAAGAATATCACACACATCTTTGAAGTAGAAATTTGCAGTAGGATACTTGCAACCCGACATGTGCATGGTGGCATCATAAAAAATTTCTAGACATTGCTCAATTTTTTGGCACTTCTCCCACTCCTCCATAGTTGGCAAAGTCTTGAAATTGTTATCCAATTCTGCCAAACGTTCGAAAGCTACTTTCACCTCTAAAGCATTATGAAGCATTTCATAAGTGGAATTCCACCGTGTTGGAACGTCCAAAGAAACACTCTTTTTATCAGACAATCTACTTTGAGACAGAGCATACTTCCATTTCTCAAATCTTGATGGTGATGAATTTATCCACTTAACCATGTGCCGAATCTTCATCAGTGCATCTCTAAGCTCTACCAATCCATCTTGAACAATAAGATTCAAAATATGTGCACAACATCGCACATGAAAAATATCTCCATTCTTTATCAATGCTCCTTTTCGACTAATCCAGTCTTTTAGATGATTTATCATAACATCATTTGTGGATGCATTATCCACTGCTATGGAGCAAACCTTCTTGTCAAGATTCCAACTTAACAATTGAGTCTTTATGTGCTTACTTATAGCTTCCCCAGTATGGGGGGTTGGAAGCATCTTATAAGAAATGATCT is drawn from Telopea speciosissima isolate NSW1024214 ecotype Mountain lineage chromosome 1, Tspe_v1, whole genome shotgun sequence and contains these coding sequences:
- the LOC122654199 gene encoding flavonoid 3',5'-hydroxylase-like codes for the protein MSLISKVSDASYALSRWWWLSDSELYQYWKDDYFFNAAWATRVLSIFLVLATATIVARWWRWSRRERSPLPPGPRGLPIVGNLPFIGTELHRSFAKFAETYGPIMKLRLGSKLCIVVTSPSLAKEVFKDQDTVFANHDLIAVAATATYGGVDMVYSPYGDHWRMLRKICVSEMLNHKRLEALYGLRRREVRHMASQIYSEVGSPIDVGEKMFLTTFNVITRMLWGDTLEGEEGRRTTVEVRRVMDRVVKLLGEPNISDLFPVVAWLDIQGNVRRMKKEISWFDRMLDSVIEERLKRDRERERGSERREGNEDGKQAKDLLQILLQQLNLDLKDKEGSPGLTISHIKALFLDMMVAETESTSSVVEWALAELLKHPHIMKKAEEELEEVVGLKNMVEESHLPKLHYLHAVVKEVLRLHPPAPFLIPRCPSASCNLGGFMVPKGSKVIVNACAIQRDPMAWDNPLEFQPERFLKSDSDEHDFSGTDFRYIPFGSGRRICVGIPMAERMVPYLLASALHSFQWKLPNDVELDMSDKFGMELKKATPLVAIPSPRLFDLTLYN